Proteins encoded together in one Microcebus murinus isolate Inina chromosome 18, M.murinus_Inina_mat1.0, whole genome shotgun sequence window:
- the LOC105883565 gene encoding nucleolar protein 11-like, protein MAALEEVFMLSSVVLGAGPGGVLGVEHSYKTDQFLVTDSSRAVILYKKTLGSWSVKQGQIITCPAVCSFHTGEYIVVRDNKVLRMWNSEDVNLDKVFKAIYCRLRYIGYIQYKEQNPWYYSRKELFVV, encoded by the exons ATGGCAGCCCTGGAGGAAGTATTCATGTTGTCTTCTGTAGTTCTGGGCGCCGGGCCTGGTGGAGTCCTAGGCGTGGAGCACAGCTACAAAACAGACCAGTTTCTAGTGACCGACAGCAGCAGGGCCGTCATTCTTTATAAG AAAACCTTGGGGAGTTGGTCAGTGAAGCAAGGTCAAATTATAACATGTCCAGCTGTGTGCAGCTTTCATACTGGAGAGTATATTGTTGTACGTGATAATAAG gtTTTGAGAATGTGGAACAGTGAAGATGTAAACCTGGATAAAGTATTTAAAGCTATATA TTGTCGGCTGAGGTATATAGGATACATTCAATACAAGGAACAGAACCCTTGGTACTATTCAAGGAAGGAGCTATTCGTGGTTTAG